From Candidatus Angelobacter sp.:
TTGGCTCACATACTTGCTCGGACCCGTGCTCCGCGGCCTTCATTTTCCGTCGGAACTGTTGCCCATCGCGTTGATGCGACCGCTGAGCGGAAGCGGTGCGCTGGCGCTGTTCGGTGATCTGGCCAAGCAGCTCGGCCCGGACAACCTCATCGTTCGCATGGCGGGAACGATCTACGGCAGCACCGAGACGACCTTCTATGTGATCGCGATTTACTTTGGCGCCGTGAGCGTGAAGCGCACACGCCACGCAATTCCGGCCGGCTTGATTGCCGATGCCGTGGGAGTGATTGCGTCGGTGATCGTGTGCCGGTTGGCGTTCGGAGGTGGTTGACATTTCAGCCGCCGGAATTCAAACCAACAAATTCGAATGCCCCCAACCTCGGGCTGGAAGAAATCCGCAGGCCCACTCGATCCGCTCCGGTTCGCCCGGGCCCGCACACGGAATACTTGCGCGAATCGCCTCAATCGTCGCCGGTGCGGTCCAAATGCTTGCCGGGCGAAAGTTCGGCGTATTTTTCCAGATGTTCCGGCCGCAACGGTTCGCTGATGACGTGCTCTTGATTGAACCATCTGCCAAGGTCAACGAGCTTGCAGCGATGCGAGCAAAACGGGCCGTGGGCGCCGGAGAACCAGTCGCCTTCCTTTTTGCAGGTCGGACATTTCACTTTGGTCAGCGGCTTCATCCGAATCGATTGGAAGATAGAAGCCCCAATGGGCGCTGTCCAGTCGATGCGGTCCGTTGGCGCGCGTCAGCCACTTCTTTGATTGGCAATTTCCACCGCGTCATTACGATGCGCCAGCAATGGAACATCGGACTCCG
This genomic window contains:
- the yacG gene encoding DNA gyrase inhibitor YacG is translated as MKPLTKVKCPTCKKEGDWFSGAHGPFCSHRCKLVDLGRWFNQEHVISEPLRPEHLEKYAELSPGKHLDRTGDD